TCTACTTCTATTGTTTACTGTTTAGCTTGATCTGATGTAGATTCTGAGCTGTAAAATTTAATGACTAAAAGGTTCTTGGATAACTTAGTAACATGAATTTGTCAAAGAATTTTGTTGGGGATTGGCTTCTTGGGGCATGAAGGAGTGTTGTAGATAAGGCGAGCTAGAATAGATTTCTTGAGTGTCATGATGGTTTATTTTTAGAGAACAGAAGTTGAAAGATTCTAATTTAGTGTTTCATCCACAAGATAATCTGAGTTTATATAGGATGAAAATGAAAAGCATGGTTAACTAAAATAGTTGCCATTTGATTTAATGATTTTGGCTAAGCTCTgcatttattataaaaaaaaaacactttgTTTATTAAGGGTATTGCAACGAATAATGAATATCTGGCATCTTGTTGCATTTTTGCTCTTAGTTGTACTGCCTTAGTTTTGCTTCTGCATTAGTTGTGCAGCAAAATGTTCTTAACTATTGCTACTATTTGCCAACAATGATTTACTTCTGACATTGACgtattttttaatattgaaaTATAGTCAGTAATCAACAATGTAAAATACGAATGAGTTATGAGCTCACTAATTAAATTGTGATATCATTTCAAAGTGTGTCTTAGTTGCTGGTCCTGATATATTATTGTTCCAGATATTTGTTGAACAAGTTTTTTCCTATGTTATTTTGTTATAGAAATTTTTGTCACACTACTCATGCATGTTTCAGATATAAGTGAGCTGAATCTTCCAAAATCTTGTACCATACAATTCCCCAATGGCAAAGATGACTTGATGAACTTTGAAGTTACAATTCGACCTGATGATGGTTATTACTTGTAAGGAAGTTTCTGTTATTGGCACATTATTTTAAACTCGACAAAACAGATTCTTGCTGACGGCTTTGATTTTCCTCCGGcttgttcttattttattttgttatttttaatgctaaataaaatgtataattcattgtgattttttttccatttctccaaaatgaaaacagaataaaaTCCTCAATATTCTCcactatttttgttttgttgttgcaGAGGTggtatatttttgttttccttCCAAGTATCTCCCATATATCCGCATGAAGCACCAAAGGTTAAGTGCAAGACAAAGGTAGGATGGACttgatttttgtttatattGTATTTCAATCTTCATATTGTACATAGTAGTTTTGGTTGTGGTCTATATTTGTAGTTATCCTATTCTATTTCAGCTTCAGAAACTGATTTATTACTTTATCTTTTATATGAAGGTTTACCATCCAAATATTGATTTGGAAGGAAATGTTTGTCTTAACATCTTAAGAGAAGATTGGAAACCTGTCCTCAATATAAACACGGTTATTTATGGCTTGTATCATCTATTCACGGTATGGCTATAGTTATGTCCTCTTTGGGTTTTATTATCTTTGTAAAGTTTAGACTATAATCTCTATAACTTGTGAGCAGGAACCAAACTATGAGGATCCACTGAATCACGATGCTGCTGCTATGTTGAGAGAGAACCCAAAATTGTTTGAATCTAATGTGAGGAGGGCCATGGCTGGTGGATATGTGGGGCAAACCTTTTTCCCACGCTGTATCTAGACTGAAGCTCGACGCCTGTTAAAATTTACTATCAATGCTTTGAAGGCCCATGGTTTGTAAAATTGATTCTAAAATTGGGATTTTCCTTTCATCAGTCTGTTATTTTCCTTGCAAAGACCACCAAGCGCATCTTAAAGCCAAACAGATGGAATGCTATTGTAACTTCTGTGCGTTAATTGAGTGTTGACAATGAAATGTTATTCTAAAGGGGACCAAGCAGAAAATGGGTTCGGTGATCAATACTTGTCTCTTATCTCCCTTGCATTTTCTGTTTGATTTATTGTTTACTATTTTCCTTGTCTCTCCATCTGCGTAGCATATCCCGAAAGGGCTCAGAAGCCTTTTATGGGTGTGAAATGTGAAGTATATCTAATACATAAACAAGGTGAATAGATGTGAAATTCCCTAAAATCATGCAGCTATTAAGCTGAATACAATGAAATTTCTTTTTGAGGTTTTTGTCGATAGGCCGAGTGAAGTTATTAATTTCAGCAGtgaccaaaacataaaagtatAATTGTGTATACAGAGTGCAAAAACACAGGAGGATAACACAATGATATTATCAATTAACAGTGACCACAAGTTACATATCCTCAATTTGGTATGGTGTTAGCTAAAGAACCTATTGAAAATTTCTGATCAGTTCAAGCCATAATTGCCATCGCAAGAATATTATAAGCGCCGGAACAAATTTCTGATCCTCCCAGCCAGATTTGTCATCTCAAGAGTGAAGGAGTTCCTTCATCAGTAAGAAGCCTCCAATATAAAAGGACAAATGATGTCATTATATTGTTTGGAGATGGTTTCAGCTTCCAAATGTTGAGTTACTGCAAAAGGTGATAGCGTTGATTTAAAGTCCAATTGAGACACCGCAAGTCTCAAAAACAGTGGACAGTTTCACATGATCAACCAATATTAACTATACAACCAGTTGACTCTCAAATCATCATCTCCTGCTCTTTCAAAGCGACCATTCTAGCATTTTCGCGGTCCCGCTTGAATATGTAGTAGAGTGGTGTGTAGCACAAACAGCACAATCCAAATGGAATTGCCATCATTGAAAGAAGACCCTTGGACAAAGCCAGAGCCTCCGGTGAAGATCCTTTAATAGGATCAACAGACTTTGCATTGTAGCCAAATATTTTCTCAGATAGAATTCCAACCAGTGGAGCCGCAACCGAGGAAAACGAGCCTTCGAAAGCTCGATCAAATGCATAAATCATGGTCCTATGTTTGACGGGGACTACCTCAGCAAACATAGGGGCATTTGCAGCCGAACCGTTCCAGCTTATAGTTAGACCCATCAGAAACAGGGTGACAGAAAAGGTGAGGTAACTACTTACAGACTGAGGGATCACCTTAAGGAGAAACCATGAGAATGGAATGCCCATAAAGGCGCTGAACTGCGCACACATGATTCGACCAGAATGAGGGTACACTTGTGACAGTTGATCAGCTATTGATCCACCCATGAAGGACCCCATTGCACATCCAATAGCAAAAAGGCTGAGGAGTGTTGCTGAACTGTTATTATCAAACCCTGCACATTGAACCAATTCATCACATGACAAGGAGTACTGATAAAGGTTGAAATATTTGTACAGCTTATTACTTTATCAGTTAACTTGATACaacaaaaaatataactttGGAATGTTGTAATAGAGACTCAAGCTCACCAATTAGTTCGAACCACATTGTGAAGAACACCATGGCAGTCCATGGTAGTGACCCAATAATGCCCTGTAACACAATGATTTGAAATGTTTGCACTTTGATCACAGCTTTTGTGGCAGCACAAGAGTCCATCCATATTGATGCTGCACTTGCATTGCCTTTATAGATACCTTCATCCCTGATGAAAACACAGATCAgatttaacaataattatacATGAAATGGATATAAAGCATTTAGTTGAGTCACGAGGATGAAAACAATACTAAAGGTAATTAGGAGGTTAAAATGCTAGAAAAGATTGCCAAATGTGAGAGTTATATGAAGTCATTTACCTATCTAAACTGTCAGTAGCATCATGAATGGTGGTAGATCTTTTTCTTGGATCAACCACATAAAGTAAAACAAGGAGTCCAATCGATGCACTCAAGGTTGCCATCAAAACAAAAGCACATCGCCACCCTTGTATCCCCCAAAACTGCTTCCCAGCCATGACTGTGGCCAAAACACCGCCTCCTATGCCTCCTAAGTTACCAATAAGGCTTAATAATCCAAATCCAGTTCCCCTCACACCATCCTTGTAGCTATCAGCAATGAAAGACTGTAGTGCTGGAATCACTATTGCCAAACCAAAGCCATTTATAGCTCTCCAGAATGCAACCTGCATAAAATCGTGGCAAGCGGCAACGGCTGCTGTAGATAAAGCCCAGCAAAAAGTTCCCATTGCAAGAATTACAGGGCGATCATAGTTTAGAACAAGTATTCCAGCCAAGGGGGATGATAGTCCTTGAACAAAGTTCCTTATGAATGTGAGGTAACCCAAATCAGATGGTCCGGCATTAAATGCTTCGCTAACTTCCTTGTAGACAGATGGAAGAAGATTTTCATCGGCTTTCTCCATGATAGCGGCCAGGTTGATAAGAATGAGCGAGAGAGACACACCGAAAATCTGTGTTGTCCTGTCAAAGAAAAAACACATGGCAAGGCCAATATAAAATACCACAAATGAGGCATAGCTGCAAATCACTATTTCAGATTATGCAAAGTTAGATGAAGAATGACGCTATGCCATTTTAAGAATGATATTTGTTACTCTACATCATCATCCGATACACTGTTTTATTACAGCAAAAGTCCATGTTAAGAATGATGTCTGTTCTTCCCATTTAAGAACATGCAAGAGACTGTTGAGCTAGctattaaatttttaacaattATATTGGTGTTTCTAACAGAACTTTTTTTTCATATACAAGCACTACCTACATTACACTCTTTAGGTGCAATTGTTCCTAATGCAGGATCCTTGTGCACTACACTGTCCCTCTTATATATATGTACTGTGTTTCCATGTCAGGAAACCTCATGACAAGAAAATTAGTACAAAATTTGAGTGCTGCAGACTTATATAAAACTCTACTCCAGAATTCTAAAGCATATGAAAGCATTCCTTTGTTATTATGCTAAAGAGGAACCTAGCTTTCCAATCTATGAATATTCACGATTACAAGTTTGCGGTTATCTTGTTCATGGTTAACTTTTGTCATAAGCCTATCAAAACCAAAGCTAAGGAAAGAAGAACTCTTATGTTATTGAACAAACAGGGTCCCTAGCCAGAGAGTAGTCATCGGTGCACAAATTACACCATCTATTAAAATGATCCTCATGTATCTCAGATCTGCTTATGGTacataaaaaaaggaaaactgCAGCTAGAGAAAGTGTTAATCCTTAAGAACTGAAGGAAATGGTTGATGAAGTTTACTTTTACATTCAGGTTCTATACCTTTCCAATATATGAATGAATCCGATTCCATAATTACTGTAAAATAAAATCCGCGTTGTGTTTGGGAAAATGGAAGTGTTCTGGACatagtataatttaaataaaag
The genomic region above belongs to Arachis stenosperma cultivar V10309 chromosome 5, arast.V10309.gnm1.PFL2, whole genome shotgun sequence and contains:
- the LOC130980068 gene encoding NEDD8-conjugating enzyme Ubc12 → MIKLFKVKEKQRELAENASGGAPVKKQSAGELRLHKDISELNLPKSCTIQFPNGKDDLMNFEVTIRPDDGYYLGGIFLFSFQVSPIYPHEAPKVKCKTKVYHPNIDLEGNVCLNILREDWKPVLNINTVIYGLYHLFTEPNYEDPLNHDAAAMLRENPKLFESNVRRAMAGGYVGQTFFPRCI
- the LOC130980067 gene encoding uncharacterized protein LOC130980067, with product MHIRTQRHSALSPSKSRIPSLKHSQIMKTTQIFGVSLSLILINLAAIMEKADENLLPSVYKEVSEAFNAGPSDLGYLTFIRNFVQGLSSPLAGILVLNYDRPVILAMGTFCWALSTAAVAACHDFMQVAFWRAINGFGLAIVIPALQSFIADSYKDGVRGTGFGLLSLIGNLGGIGGGVLATVMAGKQFWGIQGWRCAFVLMATLSASIGLLVLLYVVDPRKRSTTIHDATDSLDRDEGIYKGNASAASIWMDSCAATKAVIKVQTFQIIVLQGIIGSLPWTAMVFFTMWFELIGFDNNSSATLLSLFAIGCAMGSFMGGSIADQLSQVYPHSGRIMCAQFSAFMGIPFSWFLLKVIPQSVSSYLTFSVTLFLMGLTISWNGSAANAPMFAEVVPVKHRTMIYAFDRAFEGSFSSVAAPLVGILSEKIFGYNAKSVDPIKGSSPEALALSKGLLSMMAIPFGLCCLCYTPLYYIFKRDRENARMVALKEQEMMI